One Mycoplasmopsis caviae DNA segment encodes these proteins:
- the topA gene encoding type I DNA topoisomerase has product MHKLVIVESPNKVETIKKYLGSDFDVIASVGHIAIMSTRKGEQGLGIDLENWEPYYSLDSSKKNVIKALKEAIAKADIIYIATDPDREGEAIGDHIVSFLINKDRNKSKKQYYRIKYNEITKEAIQKAIENPCELDKNLIDSQKARRMLDRIIGFKLSQLMQKKISNSPRVPSAGRVQSIALKLVVDREDEINAFVPRSYHKVEAKLSNILSANIYFENHISGEKNWVYPEELDEVKAELNIEPVNILEVVDIKETRKSLAKYTPLKQAVLYKKSPLTSKQTQIAAQKLYEGYGDGGLISYPRTDSTRLSQHFLNLARSYIKNKFGQEYILEEIKGFAGDQDAHEAIRPTDITLQPEAARIKFNLENNEYIVYKLIYEHTLMSLINPPIKASKSYTFKKNNLTFKTNVSKTIFPGYYVVRNENEDLDDPNYQLFQKVGVLKYEISDHETKPPARYSEGSLIEALDNIKVGRPSTFATTVAVNLERKYFENIDKGLHPTDFGRLVLNKLINGFSNIINEGYTAEVEEQLDLIASNKITIQPIMYEFWNRFNQTYENATQTLELTTIAFEYINEKCPDDNGELIIRNNKRTDSRFVGCANFPNCHYARSIEGESNNQGKRKWFFRKKK; this is encoded by the coding sequence ATGCATAAGTTAGTTATAGTAGAGTCACCTAACAAGGTTGAAACAATCAAAAAATATCTAGGAAGTGACTTTGATGTTATTGCATCAGTAGGTCATATTGCTATTATGAGCACGAGAAAGGGGGAACAAGGTCTAGGTATTGATTTAGAAAATTGAGAACCATATTATTCACTTGATAGTAGTAAAAAAAATGTTATAAAGGCCCTTAAAGAAGCAATTGCTAAGGCAGATATTATTTATATTGCAACTGACCCCGATCGTGAAGGAGAAGCAATAGGAGACCATATTGTTAGCTTCTTAATCAATAAAGATCGAAATAAGTCAAAAAAACAATATTATCGAATTAAGTACAATGAAATAACAAAAGAAGCAATTCAAAAAGCAATTGAAAATCCATGCGAACTGGATAAAAATTTAATTGATTCACAAAAAGCAAGAAGAATGTTAGATCGAATAATTGGCTTCAAATTAAGTCAATTAATGCAGAAAAAAATTTCTAATAGCCCAAGAGTTCCAAGTGCAGGTAGAGTTCAATCAATAGCACTTAAATTGGTAGTTGATCGTGAAGATGAAATTAATGCTTTTGTACCAAGAAGTTATCACAAAGTTGAAGCAAAGCTTAGCAATATATTAAGTGCTAATATCTACTTTGAAAATCATATTTCTGGTGAAAAGAATTGAGTTTACCCAGAAGAGTTAGATGAAGTTAAGGCTGAACTTAATATTGAACCGGTTAATATTTTAGAAGTTGTTGATATAAAAGAAACTAGAAAATCACTAGCCAAATATACACCTCTAAAACAAGCAGTTTTATACAAAAAAAGCCCGCTTACTTCTAAACAAACTCAAATTGCGGCTCAAAAATTGTATGAGGGTTATGGTGATGGTGGTCTAATAAGTTACCCAAGAACTGATAGTACAAGACTTAGTCAACATTTCTTAAATTTAGCTCGCTCTTATATTAAAAATAAATTTGGTCAAGAATATATTCTTGAAGAAATTAAAGGTTTTGCAGGAGACCAAGATGCCCATGAAGCAATAAGACCTACTGATATAACCTTACAACCTGAAGCTGCGCGAATTAAGTTCAACCTTGAAAACAATGAATACATTGTCTATAAATTAATTTATGAACACACTTTAATGTCGCTAATTAATCCACCTATTAAAGCAAGCAAATCTTACACATTTAAGAAGAACAACTTAACTTTTAAAACCAATGTAAGTAAAACAATTTTTCCTGGTTATTATGTAGTTCGTAACGAAAATGAAGATTTAGATGATCCAAATTATCAACTTTTCCAAAAAGTTGGTGTACTCAAATATGAAATTAGTGATCATGAAACTAAACCACCAGCAAGATATAGCGAAGGTTCATTAATTGAAGCACTTGATAATATAAAAGTTGGTCGCCCTTCAACTTTTGCAACAACAGTTGCAGTTAATTTAGAGAGAAAATATTTTGAAAACATTGATAAAGGCTTACATCCAACAGACTTTGGTCGACTTGTTTTAAATAAACTAATTAATGGATTCTCAAATATTATTAATGAAGGCTATACAGCTGAGGTTGAAGAACAATTAGACCTAATTGCTTCTAATAAAATAACGATCCAACCAATTATGTATGAATTTTGAAACAGATTTAACCAAACCTATGAAAATGCAACACAAACATTAGAACTTACAACAATAGCTTTTGAATACATTAATGAAAAATGCCCTGATGACAATGGTGAATTAATAATTAGAAATAATAAGCGAACCGATTCACGTTTTGTCGGGTGTGCCAACTTCCCTAATTGTCACTATGCTCGAAGTATTGAGGGTGAGTCAAATAATCAAGGTAAACGCAAATGATTCTTTAGAAAGAAAAAATAA
- a CDS encoding SGNH/GDSL hydrolase family protein: MKVKLKQTIIILSTTLVGTVGLATGLSFLPTKDKVVPRGSQSFDNNTKKHNDPNIPGLPSESSPKNNSEPALVLNNRPKSLNLISENESVKYLALGDSISAGFDAKLDNDYPGKLVNSSVEGLSFPAYLASFLQKLSNDKLESFDNKAVSGSTFKEWNLLLNYESNSSINNDDLKELNTKFGPDLLSVKNEIIEKIKNSNLITITLGANDFIKELLSKAIVNIPILDLVKQIRSKNLDYNMLVSHFNVIFKNVFEKLEIRQKELISTLKKINNKANVNFVGYPLPLTFLMDLVDKAINKNDQGNLLSIGHILLDLLNKKNKYTAISNKTYFINPYHSSLWKNDLKLLTPNIFDIHPSTFGYKKMAMDVFIKLINPSRDLNKYHQNKILWDNKYLQSDQDSFEHQIDVEKPFEKIKEIFNDNLEAFLKQEDDLFLVHKSKISQQNYINRVLSYNGLGNLIFIDLMNSMFKSNVYAKIDPNKRLQNFMYKNDHEHQKALRDWFFNEKFVAKFLLDVQKQLFEYDWDQDNEPGAKNYQLTYFLQSLKTQILKEERIIEFITSFCSNPVISGHKDELKSIFEEIFSNIVAQEVDYDDIHSLVKTFYNDNIARFISQSDLTNLIKIILNTKSLKEAFGNLVVELIDSAHEYAKCKNFIELFNVFINNNKNKENIRKFFESIAKDLFNDNEFKQIISRLGSNVIKQYPELVKDIDENNLKKLIYELLSLSGEVNNELQLSTKFIDSLLSELSKGNIKNFKFSDVISNTLDEFNKIFDKQNWQESTYKLIKIVSSSNLSQYRATISQLVKNALRFVNSKNSIAEKIVNLFYDKNQPKISEYISKEDLTKLFEKTFKTDEFGNLIFQLINDLLKTDQSQLANTNNLFDALKVIFKNFVNTSAYDYISPLIKKIFDFPETKSLFKKLIAKLPTDEAKNLNDQDVVDIVAYILDNKEFKDILENFLTKAIFDNSMSIDKLGDFNNIIKLWFNEQNNIDYLVEKASKFVLNVSQQDSIKRILTSLLYESLSKRKNLIKGISQQEMQDFISDLLTIVPTLDKEFNITKDILGKLLPELKTKGTQIDFKAFMLEFAKSINEKFFNKTNWEANSVKLIKILVTKNTVSKHHTFLRKFIKNILVYVSDDIALGSKLFKQLPQKVHSVIDKHISEADFNNMFIDLFQHTEGLQRIVDNILDSLFNDIDSYQSANSLIDILKIYVMPQERADKLAQNLEDVLKDFLKNKSLHKLLRGLFDEHVKPYDIDSTSAENKALVDDLLANLHNFFVELKMVPNLANTMVDSFKKYNNFDQIIKDISPILVNGLKLKEYSFVATILKNNIVNKHKDVIRENLNKVIIGITSKDELVNKFIDDFHLVSPFTQYGLSEQKARDFLKEVIKSQNLKNILDAFIKEVLDKNLEYAQLNSWTEAISKFMNSSNATIIKDSIKKYISELFTKNQEVAYSIGTILATNLRNSGWSVDKNEDVKIQKFIHSFGKALLKTSILDDIVESIFERLKKINEYGFEKLSENLKNATKEGAIKFISSGGKVYLSNIFNQIPLINQLLSEVPQAEIVDFINLMFKSTPKNDQAGLYKVMFNSAQGTEKFEVGIGWSGLWDIIRGKLSNLISAIASPLVKEFLKQASEKTYSDHNDIRKNNSGFQALWRVYSFMASILYSNTPRGLFWNATNLTSEGYLMGGFMNAFSSNLNDYKTALMAKYTDGNSKVLIGYDNNMNPLNYYLSGMTTTWNWTGTLYSRSNGLSSSNYGSDHVLVYIYYKDKRDDKFTHKTFKEGLIDYMHQGYMPYK, translated from the coding sequence ATGAAAGTTAAATTAAAGCAGACAATAATTATTTTGTCAACTACACTAGTAGGAACAGTTGGTCTAGCAACAGGCCTAAGTTTTCTGCCAACCAAAGACAAAGTAGTTCCACGTGGAAGTCAATCATTTGATAATAATACAAAAAAGCACAATGATCCAAATATCCCAGGACTACCTAGCGAAAGTTCGCCAAAAAATAATAGCGAACCTGCATTAGTATTAAATAATCGTCCCAAATCTCTTAATTTAATTTCAGAAAATGAGTCAGTTAAATATTTAGCACTTGGTGATTCAATATCAGCAGGTTTTGATGCAAAACTTGATAATGATTATCCTGGAAAACTAGTTAACTCAAGTGTGGAAGGACTATCATTCCCTGCTTACCTTGCTTCATTTCTACAAAAATTGTCTAATGATAAACTTGAGTCTTTTGACAATAAAGCTGTCTCAGGTTCTACATTCAAAGAATGAAACCTGCTTTTAAATTATGAATCTAATAGTTCAATAAACAATGATGACTTAAAGGAATTAAACACAAAGTTTGGACCAGATTTATTAAGTGTCAAAAATGAAATTATTGAAAAAATAAAAAATTCGAATTTAATAACTATCACACTTGGTGCTAATGATTTTATTAAGGAACTATTATCAAAAGCAATAGTTAATATTCCAATTTTGGATCTAGTTAAACAAATTAGAAGTAAGAACCTTGACTATAATATGCTTGTTTCACATTTCAATGTAATTTTCAAAAATGTTTTTGAAAAATTAGAAATAAGACAAAAGGAACTTATTAGCACTCTTAAAAAAATTAATAATAAGGCTAATGTTAATTTCGTGGGTTATCCATTACCATTAACATTTTTGATGGATTTAGTTGATAAAGCAATTAACAAGAATGACCAAGGTAATCTCTTAAGCATTGGACATATTCTTTTAGACTTGCTTAATAAAAAAAATAAGTATACAGCTATAAGTAATAAGACATACTTTATAAATCCATATCATAGTAGTTTATGAAAAAATGATTTGAAGTTACTAACTCCAAATATTTTTGATATACACCCATCAACATTTGGATATAAAAAAATGGCAATGGATGTATTTATTAAACTAATTAATCCATCACGTGATCTTAATAAATATCATCAAAATAAGATTTTATGAGATAACAAATATCTACAGAGTGATCAAGACTCATTTGAACATCAAATTGACGTTGAAAAACCTTTTGAAAAGATTAAAGAAATATTTAATGATAATTTGGAAGCTTTTTTAAAACAAGAGGACGATTTGTTTTTAGTTCACAAGAGTAAAATTAGTCAACAAAACTATATTAATCGAGTTTTAAGTTACAATGGTCTAGGAAATCTAATATTTATTGACCTTATGAATTCAATGTTTAAGTCAAATGTTTATGCAAAAATTGATCCAAATAAAAGACTTCAGAATTTTATGTATAAAAATGACCATGAACATCAAAAAGCACTTCGTGATTGATTCTTTAATGAAAAGTTTGTGGCTAAATTCTTGCTTGATGTTCAAAAGCAACTTTTTGAATATGACTGAGATCAGGATAATGAACCTGGAGCAAAAAATTATCAACTAACTTATTTTTTGCAATCACTTAAGACACAGATTTTAAAAGAAGAAAGAATTATTGAATTCATCACAAGCTTCTGCTCAAATCCTGTAATCAGTGGCCATAAGGATGAACTAAAATCAATTTTTGAAGAAATTTTTTCAAATATTGTAGCTCAAGAAGTAGATTACGATGACATTCATTCACTTGTTAAAACATTTTATAATGACAATATAGCAAGATTTATTTCGCAAAGCGACTTAACTAACTTAATAAAAATAATTTTAAATACAAAATCACTTAAGGAAGCTTTTGGCAATTTGGTTGTTGAACTAATCGATAGTGCACATGAATATGCTAAATGTAAGAATTTCATTGAATTATTTAATGTATTTATTAACAACAATAAAAACAAGGAAAACATCAGAAAGTTTTTTGAATCAATTGCAAAAGACTTGTTTAATGATAATGAATTTAAACAAATTATTTCTCGTTTAGGTAGTAATGTTATTAAACAATATCCAGAATTAGTTAAGGATATTGATGAAAATAATTTAAAAAAATTAATTTATGAACTTCTTTCATTAAGTGGTGAAGTAAATAACGAATTACAATTAAGTACCAAATTTATTGATTCTCTATTAAGCGAGTTGTCAAAAGGTAATATTAAGAACTTTAAATTTTCTGATGTGATATCTAACACACTTGATGAATTTAACAAGATATTTGACAAGCAAAACTGACAAGAATCAACCTATAAGTTGATTAAAATTGTTTCTAGTTCGAACTTATCACAATATCGTGCAACAATTTCACAATTAGTTAAAAATGCACTTCGATTTGTTAATTCTAAAAACTCAATTGCAGAAAAAATAGTTAACTTATTTTATGATAAAAATCAACCTAAAATTAGTGAATACATTAGTAAAGAAGATTTGACTAAATTATTCGAAAAGACCTTTAAAACAGATGAATTCGGAAACTTAATATTTCAGTTGATTAATGATTTATTGAAAACTGATCAAAGTCAATTGGCTAATACTAACAATCTATTTGATGCTCTAAAAGTTATCTTTAAAAACTTTGTAAATACGTCAGCATATGACTATATTTCGCCATTAATTAAGAAAATTTTTGACTTCCCTGAGACAAAAAGTTTATTTAAAAAACTAATTGCTAAATTACCTACTGATGAAGCTAAAAACCTTAATGATCAAGATGTTGTTGATATTGTTGCATACATTTTAGATAACAAAGAATTTAAGGACATACTAGAGAACTTTTTAACAAAAGCAATTTTTGATAATTCAATGTCAATTGATAAGTTAGGTGATTTTAATAACATAATCAAATTGTGATTTAATGAACAAAACAATATAGATTATCTTGTGGAAAAAGCTTCTAAATTTGTCTTAAATGTTTCACAACAAGACTCAATTAAAAGAATATTAACTTCATTGTTATATGAGTCATTGTCTAAAAGAAAAAATCTTATTAAAGGTATTTCTCAACAAGAAATGCAAGACTTTATTAGTGATCTCTTGACTATTGTTCCAACGTTAGATAAAGAATTTAACATTACAAAAGATATTTTAGGTAAACTATTACCTGAACTAAAAACAAAAGGTACACAAATTGACTTTAAGGCATTTATGCTTGAATTTGCTAAAAGTATCAATGAAAAATTCTTTAATAAAACTAATTGAGAAGCAAACAGCGTTAAGTTAATTAAAATTTTAGTAACTAAAAACACAGTATCTAAACACCATACATTTTTAAGAAAATTCATTAAAAATATTCTAGTTTATGTAAGCGATGATATTGCTTTAGGTAGCAAATTATTTAAACAATTGCCTCAAAAAGTTCACAGTGTAATTGATAAACATATAAGTGAAGCTGACTTTAACAATATGTTTATTGATCTATTCCAACACACAGAAGGCCTACAAAGAATTGTTGACAATATTTTAGACTCACTATTTAATGATATTGATTCATACCAAAGTGCAAATAGCTTAATTGATATTCTAAAAATTTATGTAATGCCTCAAGAGAGAGCTGATAAACTAGCACAAAATCTTGAAGATGTTTTAAAAGATTTCTTAAAAAATAAGTCATTACATAAACTATTAAGAGGTTTGTTTGATGAACATGTTAAACCATATGACATTGATTCAACATCAGCAGAAAACAAAGCACTAGTTGATGATTTATTAGCAAATCTACATAATTTCTTTGTGGAATTAAAAATGGTGCCTAACTTAGCTAACACAATGGTTGATAGTTTCAAGAAATACAATAATTTTGACCAAATTATTAAAGATATTTCGCCAATTTTGGTTAATGGACTTAAATTAAAAGAATACTCATTTGTGGCAACTATCCTTAAAAATAATATAGTTAATAAACATAAGGATGTAATTAGAGAAAATCTAAACAAGGTTATTATTGGTATTACTTCAAAAGATGAATTAGTTAACAAGTTTATTGATGACTTTCATCTAGTTAGTCCATTTACCCAATATGGTTTAAGTGAACAAAAAGCCCGCGATTTCTTAAAAGAGGTTATTAAGTCGCAAAACCTAAAAAATATTTTAGATGCTTTTATTAAAGAAGTCTTAGACAAAAACCTTGAATATGCACAACTTAATTCATGAACTGAGGCAATAAGTAAATTTATGAATTCATCAAATGCAACTATTATTAAGGATTCAATAAAAAAATATATTAGTGAATTATTTACAAAGAACCAAGAAGTTGCTTATTCAATTGGAACAATTTTGGCAACAAACCTAAGAAATAGTGGCTGAAGTGTTGATAAAAATGAAGATGTTAAAATTCAAAAATTTATTCACTCATTTGGTAAAGCATTGCTTAAGACTTCGATTTTAGATGACATAGTTGAAAGCATTTTTGAGAGATTAAAGAAAATAAATGAATATGGCTTTGAGAAACTTTCAGAAAACTTAAAAAATGCAACCAAAGAAGGTGCTATTAAATTCATTAGCTCAGGTGGCAAGGTTTACTTATCAAATATCTTTAACCAGATTCCTTTAATTAATCAATTGCTTAGCGAGGTGCCACAAGCTGAAATTGTTGACTTTATTAACTTAATGTTTAAATCAACTCCTAAAAATGACCAAGCAGGTTTATATAAAGTTATGTTTAATTCAGCACAAGGAACTGAAAAATTCGAAGTTGGTATTGGTTGAAGCGGATTATGAGACATCATCCGTGGAAAACTTTCAAATTTAATTTCTGCTATTGCTTCTCCACTTGTTAAAGAATTTCTAAAACAAGCAAGTGAAAAAACATATAGCGACCATAATGACATAAGAAAGAACAATTCCGGTTTTCAAGCACTATGAAGAGTTTATAGTTTTATGGCTTCAATCTTGTATTCAAATACACCAAGGGGTCTCTTCTGAAACGCAACTAATTTAACATCTGAAGGTTACTTGATGGGTGGCTTTATGAATGCTTTTTCAAGTAACTTAAATGACTATAAAACAGCCTTAATGGCAAAATATACAGACGGAAATTCAAAAGTTTTAATTGGTTATGATAATAACATGAATCCACTCAATTATTATTTAAGTGGTATGACAACAACTTGAAATTGAACAGGCACATTATATAGTCGTTCAAATGGTTTGAGTAGTTCAAACTACGGTAGTGACCACGTATTAGTTTATATTTATTACAAAGATAAACGTGATGATAAATTCACTCATAAAACATTTAAAGAAGGACTTATTGATTATATGCACCAAGGCTATATGCCCTATAAATAA
- a CDS encoding M42 family peptidase, translating into MNKQEFKKRLIEYCELEGLSRYEENVAKTLVKNINSKNFKVSYDNFGSVILHKESKIKNAPKFMVAAHMDEVGYLVRQIHENGQLLLSPVGGIWPSVAIGTKATLITSDNKRFCGLFGHTSVHIMEAEARTKALTNKEIYADFGFKDKEEAISKNVQIGDRVLMSGETIIFDNENLAGAKAMDNRAGVTTLEYIAHKLSNLDLAVDLYLVGTAQEEVGTRGAKTSVSLIDPEIAIALDTTSTHDTIGTIAGTTALGKGAAIRVMDGAMMANPKLVELMCKIGRKEKIKHYKFVAMGGGTDASALQYARGGAATLTISLAQRYLHSPIGVCNIEDLMAAGDLIVETIKSMSPKLYESEIKYH; encoded by the coding sequence ATGAACAAACAAGAATTTAAAAAGAGATTAATTGAATATTGTGAATTAGAGGGTCTTAGTAGATATGAGGAAAATGTAGCTAAGACATTAGTAAAAAATATTAACTCAAAGAACTTTAAAGTTAGCTATGACAATTTTGGTTCAGTTATTTTACATAAAGAGTCAAAAATTAAAAACGCACCTAAATTTATGGTAGCTGCACATATGGATGAGGTTGGTTACTTAGTTAGACAAATTCACGAAAATGGTCAACTATTACTAAGTCCAGTTGGTGGAATTTGACCAAGTGTTGCTATTGGAACAAAAGCAACACTTATCACTAGTGATAATAAAAGATTCTGTGGACTTTTTGGCCACACATCAGTTCATATTATGGAAGCAGAAGCAAGAACTAAGGCGCTAACTAACAAAGAAATTTATGCAGACTTTGGATTTAAAGATAAAGAAGAAGCAATTTCTAAAAATGTTCAAATTGGCGATAGAGTTCTAATGTCAGGGGAAACAATAATTTTTGATAATGAAAATTTAGCTGGTGCTAAGGCTATGGACAATCGTGCTGGAGTTACAACTCTTGAATACATAGCACACAAATTAAGCAACCTAGACTTAGCAGTTGATTTGTATCTAGTTGGTACAGCTCAAGAAGAAGTAGGTACTAGAGGTGCAAAAACATCTGTATCACTTATTGATCCAGAGATTGCAATTGCACTTGATACTACTAGTACACATGATACAATTGGTACTATTGCAGGCACAACAGCATTGGGTAAAGGTGCTGCAATTAGAGTTATGGATGGAGCAATGATGGCTAATCCAAAATTAGTTGAATTAATGTGTAAAATAGGCAGAAAAGAAAAAATCAAGCATTATAAATTTGTTGCTATGGGTGGTGGTACTGATGCAAGCGCACTTCAATACGCTAGGGGCGGAGCAGCTACATTAACTATCTCGCTAGCACAAAGATATCTTCACTCACCAATTGGTGTTTGCAACATTGAAGATCTCATGGCAGCAGGTGACTTAATTGTTGAAACTATTAAGTCAATGAGTCCTAAACTTTATGAGAGCGAAATTAAATATCATTAA
- a CDS encoding YneF family protein: MSTGGWIGLVIGMAVLFFVMGGFIAFIVSKKLFEKQIRENPPITEKMIRAMFLQMGRKASESQIKAVMRSMTNAKNENNN; encoded by the coding sequence ATGAGTACAGGTGGATGAATAGGACTAGTTATCGGTATGGCTGTTTTATTCTTTGTAATGGGTGGTTTTATTGCTTTTATAGTTTCAAAGAAACTCTTTGAAAAACAAATTAGAGAAAACCCTCCTATTACTGAAAAAATGATTAGAGCAATGTTCTTACAAATGGGTAGAAAAGCTTCTGAGTCACAAATTAAAGCTGTTATGCGTTCAATGACAAACGCTAAAAACGAAAATAATAATTAA